The Solibacillus sp. FSL R7-0682 genome includes a window with the following:
- a CDS encoding RNHCP domain-containing protein, protein MSRKTENTAFQCENCQAHIKPLSNGSFRNHCPFCLFSKHLDQKPGDRLSTCKGLMRPIRLDYSGKKGYQIVHECQTCGKLQRNKIAVNTIQEDDILSLMTTLTPV, encoded by the coding sequence TTGAGTAGAAAAACCGAAAATACTGCTTTTCAATGTGAAAATTGTCAAGCACACATCAAACCATTAAGCAATGGAAGCTTTCGAAACCATTGTCCATTTTGTTTATTTTCAAAGCATCTTGATCAGAAGCCAGGCGATCGTTTAAGTACTTGTAAAGGTCTAATGCGACCAATTCGTCTTGATTATTCAGGGAAAAAAGGCTATCAAATTGTTCACGAATGCCAAACTTGTGGTAAATTACAGCGCAATAAAATCGCTGTTAATACAATACAAGAGGATGATATTTTAAGTTTAATGACGACCTTAACACCTGTCTAA
- a CDS encoding GntR family transcriptional regulator, with protein sequence MKHSLTNEKPIYQQIRERIEDSILDGVLNAEDQIPSKNEFAKEFQINPATAGKGVNELVDKGIIYKRRGIGMFVSPNARDILVEERKQQFTSQFIEPLKAEARRLGISEEELRKML encoded by the coding sequence GTGAAACATTCATTAACGAATGAAAAACCGATTTACCAGCAAATACGTGAAAGAATCGAAGATAGTATTCTTGATGGCGTACTCAATGCAGAAGATCAAATTCCTTCAAAAAATGAATTTGCGAAGGAATTTCAAATTAATCCAGCAACGGCGGGGAAGGGGGTTAATGAATTAGTCGATAAAGGGATAATTTATAAAAGGCGAGGTATAGGCATGTTTGTTAGCCCAAATGCCCGTGATATTTTAGTTGAAGAACGAAAGCAACAATTTACATCTCAATTTATTGAACCACTTAAGGCAGAAGCACGACGTTTAGGTATTTCAGAAGAAGAATTACGAAAAATGTTATAA
- a CDS encoding ABC transporter ATP-binding protein → MKIEVCNITKKYKEHVVLNNLSFTIEEPSIIGFLGHNGAGKTTFLNILSGLIPATSGEININNQLVFNNSAVLQDICFIAETDNFQLEMTVEQTLKANHYFYPNWDNQLAKQLICEFSLPLKGKIKNLSKGMVSALGIIVGLASQAKITIFDEPYIGLDVAARSKFYDLLLEQQDMNPRQFILSTHLIDEVSSIFDKVIIVQEGNLLLYKDFIDWDETIISVRGHKEAVDMVASKHTVLYEQLFMNEKMAVLYVTNSDAHFDTVKVERLSIQDLLVYLSKKNKGGIAI, encoded by the coding sequence ATGAAAATTGAAGTATGTAACATCACAAAAAAATATAAAGAGCATGTTGTTTTAAATAATTTGAGCTTTACTATTGAAGAGCCAAGTATTATCGGCTTTCTAGGTCATAATGGGGCAGGGAAAACGACATTTTTAAATATATTATCGGGGTTAATACCAGCAACTTCCGGTGAAATCAATATTAATAATCAACTAGTATTTAACAATAGTGCAGTACTTCAAGATATTTGTTTTATTGCAGAGACGGATAATTTTCAATTAGAAATGACTGTGGAACAAACGTTGAAGGCCAATCATTATTTTTACCCAAATTGGGATAATCAATTGGCAAAACAATTAATTTGTGAATTTTCACTGCCATTAAAAGGAAAGATTAAAAACCTATCGAAAGGTATGGTATCTGCACTTGGCATTATTGTCGGGTTAGCTAGTCAAGCGAAAATAACTATTTTTGATGAGCCGTATATTGGACTGGACGTAGCAGCAAGAAGTAAATTTTACGATTTATTATTAGAACAACAGGATATGAATCCTCGGCAATTTATTCTTTCAACTCATCTAATTGATGAAGTAAGTAGTATTTTTGATAAGGTAATAATTGTTCAAGAGGGGAATTTACTTTTATATAAAGACTTCATTGATTGGGATGAAACAATTATATCAGTCAGAGGACATAAAGAAGCAGTGGATATGGTAGCGAGCAAGCATACGGTTTTATATGAGCAACTATTTATGAATGAAAAAATGGCTGTTTTATATGTAACGAATTCAGATGCCCATTTTGATACAGTAAAGGTAGAACGTCTTTCGATACAAGATTTATTAGTTTATTTAAGCAAAAAAAATAAGGGAGGGATCGCAATATGA
- a CDS encoding ABC transporter ATP-binding protein encodes MIELKNVSKKFGKKQVLNNLSFTAKKGDITCLIGINGVGKTTIMKSIMALTPIHGGEILIDGEKISKNSFEKITFIPDSLKMPSSMTIDDALTFMADFYTSWNEQRAIELLQFFKLNLSDRIRDLSKGNAAKVNLLLGLALDVDYILMDEPFSGIDLFAREQIAELFTSDLVEQRGIILTTHEINDIEHLIDQAILIENGQVIKQFSVEDVRENEGKSVVDIMREVYVG; translated from the coding sequence ATGATTGAATTAAAAAACGTTTCTAAGAAATTTGGCAAAAAACAAGTGTTGAATAATTTAAGCTTTACAGCCAAAAAAGGAGACATTACATGCTTAATTGGTATTAATGGTGTGGGAAAAACGACGATCATGAAATCCATAATGGCCTTAACACCAATTCACGGTGGCGAAATATTAATTGACGGTGAAAAAATCAGTAAAAATAGCTTTGAAAAAATAACGTTCATACCAGATTCATTGAAGATGCCCTCTTCGATGACCATTGACGACGCACTTACATTTATGGCTGATTTTTATACGAGTTGGAATGAACAACGAGCAATTGAATTGTTACAGTTTTTTAAGCTCAACCTCTCAGATCGTATTCGTGATTTATCTAAGGGGAATGCAGCAAAAGTCAATTTACTATTAGGATTAGCATTAGATGTGGACTATATATTAATGGATGAGCCTTTCTCAGGCATTGATTTATTTGCACGAGAGCAAATAGCGGAATTGTTCACAAGTGATTTAGTTGAACAACGCGGGATCATTTTAACGACGCATGAAATTAATGATATTGAACATTTAATTGATCAGGCGATTTTAATTGAAAATGGCCAGGTGATAAAACAATTCAGTGTGGAAGACGTACGGGAAAATGAAGGGAAATCTGTTGTTGATATTATGCGGGAGGTGTATGTAGGATGA
- a CDS encoding GntR family transcriptional regulator, with amino-acid sequence MSVTFNNRDPVYIQVIQHFKEQIAKGFYVAGQEIPSRRELANQLKINPNTAQRAYKEMEEQRLIYTEGNMPSCITKDEAILKRVREELIIEAVDVFISSIKSINAPLPEVLELVQKKFETTGGESEETK; translated from the coding sequence TTGAGCGTTACATTTAATAATCGAGATCCTGTGTACATCCAGGTAATTCAACATTTTAAGGAGCAAATTGCAAAGGGTTTCTATGTGGCCGGGCAGGAAATACCGTCAAGACGAGAGTTAGCCAATCAGTTGAAAATTAATCCTAATACCGCACAACGAGCTTATAAAGAAATGGAGGAACAACGTTTGATTTATACTGAGGGCAACATGCCGAGCTGTATTACAAAAGATGAAGCTATTCTAAAACGTGTACGGGAAGAATTAATTATCGAAGCAGTAGATGTATTTATATCCTCGATAAAATCCATTAATGCCCCGTTACCTGAAGTATTAGAGCTTGTACAGAAGAAGTTTGAAACGACAGGCGGAGAATCGGAGGAGACGAAATGA
- a CDS encoding aminoglycoside adenylyltransferase domain-containing protein: MFLSTSTKPYPIEITFFHVEQLKVWSHPCPYDFHYSEYWRDRFVTALQNNSSLYFNLHDKTDVDLAAHLTILHKQGICLKGKPIHKVFPTVPKFDYLDALLSDYNDCLDNMEHTPVYCILNLLRVYLFVKEERITSKQEAGFWGSHHLPQNINGIAKKALLAYETNTNAASFHTTELCLFKAYIDENVQQFLNA; the protein is encoded by the coding sequence TTGTTTTTATCCACCTCTACTAAACCCTATCCAATTGAAATTACATTCTTTCATGTGGAACAGCTAAAAGTTTGGAGCCATCCTTGTCCATATGACTTTCATTATAGTGAATATTGGCGAGACCGGTTTGTAACAGCGTTACAAAATAATTCAAGTCTATATTTCAATCTACACGACAAAACAGATGTTGATTTAGCTGCACATCTTACAATTTTACATAAACAAGGGATTTGCCTTAAAGGTAAACCAATTCATAAGGTGTTCCCTACTGTCCCTAAATTTGATTATTTGGATGCTCTACTTAGTGACTATAATGATTGCCTTGATAATATGGAACATACTCCTGTTTACTGTATTTTAAATCTTTTACGTGTATATCTCTTTGTAAAGGAAGAACGGATTACCTCGAAACAAGAAGCTGGGTTTTGGGGCTCACATCATTTACCACAAAACATAAATGGTATTGCTAAAAAAGCCCTTCTAGCGTATGAAACGAATACAAATGCTGCTTCCTTTCATACAACAGAATTATGTTTATTTAAGGCATACATCGATGAAAATGTTCAACAATTTTTAAATGCATAG
- a CDS encoding alpha/beta-type small acid-soluble spore protein, with amino-acid sequence MTNIQNPLQQMKLEIAAEFGIDNYDEIDKGELPSRVNGKIGGEMTKRLIELGKMQLAQMTQRELVPVVVKREKVMQKQLMLPWPEEHSQDLLPLSNHYNSPNQNYYH; translated from the coding sequence ATGACAAATATACAAAATCCATTGCAACAAATGAAATTAGAAATAGCAGCCGAATTCGGAATTGATAATTACGATGAAATCGATAAAGGTGAATTACCTTCTCGCGTAAACGGAAAAATCGGTGGTGAAATGACGAAAAGACTTATTGAATTAGGGAAGATGCAGCTTGCTCAAATGACACAAAGAGAATTAGTGCCTGTCGTTGTAAAAAGAGAGAAAGTTATGCAAAAGCAACTAATGCTTCCTTGGCCGGAAGAACACAGTCAAGACCTTTTACCGTTATCTAATCACTATAATTCCCCTAACCAAAATTATTATCACTAA
- a CDS encoding GNAT family N-acetyltransferase: MYQYFNGLVIRDGTEGIPATYVEALFEDAGWAKNTPDWQKEKYSHIFKNSTWAFTVWDQNSMIGMVRVISDQIMAANIMDLVVLSSYRGKGIGKKLVELCLQKLPHGDWFAHTSANNFGFYEQCGFEVKDLSKNGTCAYYGYIQARKDGHR, translated from the coding sequence TTGTACCAATATTTTAATGGACTTGTTATAAGAGATGGGACGGAAGGAATTCCTGCTACCTACGTTGAAGCACTTTTTGAAGATGCAGGATGGGCAAAAAATACACCAGATTGGCAAAAGGAAAAATATTCTCACATATTTAAAAATTCTACATGGGCGTTTACCGTTTGGGATCAGAACAGCATGATTGGAATGGTTCGGGTCATTTCTGATCAAATAATGGCAGCAAATATTATGGATTTAGTTGTTTTATCATCATATCGTGGAAAAGGAATAGGGAAAAAGCTAGTGGAGCTATGCTTACAAAAGCTGCCACATGGCGATTGGTTTGCGCACACTTCGGCAAATAACTTTGGCTTCTATGAACAATGTGGATTTGAAGTAAAAGATTTATCTAAAAATGGAACCTGTGCTTATTATGGTTATATTCAAGCACGCAAGGATGGACATCGCTAA
- a CDS encoding nucleotidyltransferase family protein encodes MLNEQKIIELISKDKWMMDILMTVKSLDLPDWWVCAGFVRSKIWDTLHNYSKRTPIPDIDVIYFDPLKLDEAEEKTLENKLKIQTPNIPWSVKNEARMHIRNNMSPYTSSIDAMSKFPETATALGVKLDENNKVILAAPCGIADVVNLEVKPTPYFTNCPERMGIYETRLLQKNWQSIWPKINVFQFQVLKQKIVPKKSK; translated from the coding sequence ATGTTGAATGAACAAAAAATTATTGAATTAATTTCAAAAGACAAATGGATGATGGATATATTAATGACAGTAAAATCATTGGATTTGCCCGATTGGTGGGTATGTGCAGGTTTTGTTCGTTCAAAAATATGGGATACGCTACATAACTATTCTAAAAGAACACCGATTCCAGATATTGATGTCATATATTTTGATCCTTTGAAATTGGATGAAGCGGAAGAAAAGACATTGGAAAATAAACTGAAGATTCAAACGCCGAATATTCCTTGGTCCGTAAAAAATGAAGCAAGAATGCATATTCGAAACAATATGTCTCCTTATACATCTTCAATTGATGCAATGTCAAAATTTCCAGAGACAGCAACAGCATTAGGCGTAAAATTAGATGAAAACAATAAGGTCATATTAGCGGCTCCATGTGGTATCGCCGATGTCGTTAATCTCGAAGTGAAGCCTACGCCTTACTTTACAAACTGTCCAGAAAGAATGGGAATATATGAAACACGACTATTACAAAAAAATTGGCAATCAATATGGCCGAAAATAAACGTATTCCAATTCCAAGTATTAAAACAAAAAATAGTTCCGAAGAAAAGTAAGTGA
- a CDS encoding ASCH domain-containing protein, translated as MIHKMGLFGEYFQSIIEGKKKVEVRLNDESRRAINVGDTIEFIKVPEQDQSIIVQVTEIRKYSTFKEMYADIPFEDFDCEGWTMQEMINGTYEIYTPEQEKQWGALAITIQY; from the coding sequence ATGATACATAAAATGGGTTTGTTTGGCGAATATTTTCAATCCATCATCGAAGGGAAAAAGAAAGTAGAAGTACGCTTAAATGACGAAAGTAGAAGGGCCATTAACGTTGGGGATACGATTGAATTTATTAAAGTTCCTGAACAAGATCAATCGATAATAGTTCAAGTAACCGAAATTAGAAAATATAGCACGTTTAAAGAAATGTATGCAGATATACCCTTTGAAGATTTCGATTGCGAAGGGTGGACAATGCAAGAAATGATCAATGGTACATATGAAATTTATACGCCTGAACAAGAAAAACAGTGGGGAGCTTTAGCAATTACGATTCAATATTAA
- a CDS encoding FMN-binding negative transcriptional regulator, which produces MYIPKYFQMTDQVQIREVIEEYSFATLISQYMGSPYATHLPLYVDAEMKNIYGHFARANPQWKDIEQQTVLVIFQGPHCYISPTWYETKHAVPTWNYVTVHVTGKLEIITDEQLIEENLIKLVDKYEGLSSNYAMKEVDDDYLAGLNKGIQSFKVNIQTIEAKAKLSQNHPQERQKSVIQKLEERDKRFDRDIATLMKRNLTTP; this is translated from the coding sequence ATGTATATACCGAAATATTTTCAAATGACAGATCAAGTGCAAATTCGTGAAGTGATTGAGGAATACAGCTTTGCGACGTTAATTTCACAGTATATGGGTAGCCCCTATGCTACCCATCTCCCGTTATATGTAGATGCAGAAATGAAGAACATTTATGGTCATTTCGCCCGCGCAAATCCGCAATGGAAGGATATTGAGCAGCAAACCGTCCTCGTCATTTTCCAAGGACCGCACTGTTATATTTCTCCTACTTGGTATGAAACAAAGCATGCTGTGCCCACATGGAATTATGTGACCGTACATGTCACAGGAAAATTGGAAATCATTACGGATGAGCAGCTTATTGAGGAAAACTTAATAAAATTAGTCGATAAATATGAAGGGCTTTCGAGTAATTATGCAATGAAAGAAGTAGATGATGATTATTTAGCCGGTTTAAACAAAGGTATTCAAAGCTTTAAAGTCAACATTCAAACAATCGAAGCAAAGGCGAAATTAAGTCAAAATCACCCTCAGGAACGACAAAAATCCGTCATTCAAAAGTTAGAAGAACGTGATAAACGGTTTGATCGTGATATTGCTACGCTTATGAAACGGAATTTAACTACTCCCTAA
- a CDS encoding GNAT family N-acetyltransferase, translated as MLIELKHASLAHIELIIAIGKETFYESFKNENTEENMKHYLATAFTSEKISAELNNPHSRFYLLFVDEQLAGYLKVNTYSAQSENMGDEALEVERIYLKKSFQKLGLGKVLMDKAIDIAVEESKTIIWLGVWEKNENAIAFYSKAGFEKSGKKIFYMGDEQQTDFIMKKTLRG; from the coding sequence ATGCTAATCGAATTAAAACATGCTTCCTTAGCACATATTGAATTAATTATTGCTATTGGGAAAGAAACTTTTTACGAAAGCTTTAAAAATGAGAACACGGAAGAAAACATGAAACATTACCTTGCTACAGCTTTTACTAGTGAAAAAATAAGTGCTGAACTAAATAATCCCCATTCTCGATTTTATTTACTATTTGTAGATGAACAGCTGGCTGGTTACTTAAAGGTAAACACATATTCCGCACAGTCTGAAAATATGGGCGATGAGGCGTTAGAAGTTGAGCGGATTTATTTAAAGAAATCTTTCCAAAAATTAGGACTTGGAAAAGTATTAATGGATAAAGCGATTGATATTGCTGTAGAAGAAAGTAAAACCATTATTTGGCTTGGGGTTTGGGAAAAGAATGAAAATGCGATTGCCTTTTATTCAAAAGCTGGCTTTGAAAAAAGTGGTAAAAAAATATTTTATATGGGCGATGAGCAGCAAACTGATTTCATTATGAAAAAAACTTTAAGGGGTTAA
- a CDS encoding GrpB family protein has protein sequence MKLGLKKEEVILVPYEKEWKNEYERVKKEILNYVNLEPNQIEHIGSTAINGMKAKPIIDILIGVEQLEEIDKTFYNGLQQAGFYRLKVERPNEVVCAKFLDESFEVKTHFIHLVEVNKEKWKQLLFFRDYLNANSDAKIQYETIKASFFMTDLKGINAYTDYKEEYVKGIISKMHS, from the coding sequence ATGAAATTGGGTTTGAAAAAAGAAGAGGTCATCCTAGTCCCATATGAAAAAGAGTGGAAAAATGAGTATGAACGTGTAAAAAAAGAAATTTTGAACTATGTAAATTTGGAGCCAAATCAAATAGAACATATCGGTAGCACAGCGATTAACGGGATGAAAGCGAAGCCAATAATTGATATTTTAATTGGTGTGGAGCAGCTAGAAGAGATTGATAAAACTTTTTATAACGGCCTTCAGCAAGCTGGATTTTATAGATTAAAGGTAGAAAGGCCAAATGAGGTTGTTTGTGCAAAATTTCTTGATGAATCCTTTGAAGTAAAAACACACTTTATTCATCTAGTCGAAGTAAATAAAGAAAAGTGGAAACAGCTCCTTTTTTTTCGAGATTATTTAAATGCCAATTCAGATGCAAAAATACAATATGAAACAATTAAAGCGTCTTTTTTTATGACCGATTTAAAAGGAATTAACGCTTATACGGACTATAAAGAGGAATATGTAAAGGGCATTATTTCAAAAATGCATTCGTAA
- a CDS encoding cupin domain-containing protein, with amino-acid sequence MEFYKFDRSSAKKITKFDSNFMMIRIAETEQETQISCMFLEPGGVIGYHQATVPQLLFIVKGEGFVRNESEENIKVQQGDAVYWNKDEWHETKTDSGLTAIVIESKTLTPAYFGFK; translated from the coding sequence ATGGAATTTTATAAGTTTGATCGGAGCAGTGCGAAGAAAATTACAAAGTTTGATTCCAATTTTATGATGATACGTATTGCCGAAACGGAACAAGAAACACAAATAAGTTGTATGTTTTTGGAACCAGGTGGAGTAATTGGCTACCATCAAGCGACTGTTCCGCAATTACTTTTTATTGTGAAAGGAGAAGGTTTTGTCCGTAATGAAAGCGAGGAAAATATAAAAGTACAACAAGGTGATGCAGTTTATTGGAATAAAGATGAATGGCATGAGACGAAGACAGATTCAGGATTAACGGCGATTGTCATTGAAAGTAAAACATTAACTCCTGCTTATTTTGGATTTAAATAA
- a CDS encoding DUF4181 domain-containing protein — translation MILFSLVWGIQGILEWIYLRETRQYITTFLFVLIVVIFMLNIENIFG, via the coding sequence TTGATTTTATTTAGCTTAGTATGGGGAATTCAAGGGATTTTAGAGTGGATTTACTTAAGAGAAACTAGACAATATATTACGACGTTTCTTTTCGTATTAATTGTAGTTATCTTCATGTTAAATATAGAGAATATATTCGGATAA
- a CDS encoding LysE family transporter — MSLYVAYVMVGLAIAMPVGAITVEMTKQGLKNGFMHGWAVGIGGMTIDVLLIVALYFGLAQFLSLPFIQMPLWIIGAVFLFMLAYDSIKNADKDITLAGEKVEKSLFMTYRNGLIVAVSPGNLVFWVSVFGTVLADSYKGDSPNQFLIVAFGILSGILLHDIGLLTIVSLTRKVMNQQMIKWASIVAGILLLGFGCYFIFEFYVDVKSML, encoded by the coding sequence ATGAGTTTGTATGTTGCTTATGTCATGGTAGGGTTAGCAATCGCAATGCCAGTAGGTGCTATTACGGTTGAAATGACAAAACAAGGATTAAAAAATGGCTTTATGCATGGATGGGCAGTAGGAATCGGTGGGATGACCATTGATGTATTATTAATAGTTGCCTTGTATTTTGGTTTAGCCCAGTTTTTATCGCTGCCATTTATTCAAATGCCATTGTGGATTATCGGAGCCGTATTTTTATTTATGCTGGCGTACGATTCCATTAAAAATGCCGATAAGGATATTACATTAGCAGGGGAGAAAGTGGAAAAATCGCTCTTTATGACGTATCGTAATGGCTTAATCGTAGCTGTTTCACCAGGAAACTTAGTATTTTGGGTTTCAGTATTCGGTACAGTATTAGCCGATTCCTACAAGGGAGATAGCCCTAACCAATTTTTAATTGTTGCTTTCGGAATATTATCCGGCATTTTATTACATGACATTGGCCTATTAACGATTGTTTCATTAACAAGAAAAGTTATGAACCAACAAATGATTAAATGGGCTTCCATCGTGGCAGGGATTTTATTATTAGGCTTCGGTTGTTACTTTATTTTTGAATTCTATGTAGATGTAAAAAGTATGTTATAG
- the abc-f gene encoding ribosomal protection-like ABC-F family protein — MPIRIRNLNFGFDTLEQPIFQNVNLTFDTSWCLGLIGRNGRGKTTLLNLLMHKYPFTGEIFSDVDFVYFPQQILNKKNVTYYAIEEVMPIELWKLERECQQLSLNKEVLWQPFEQLSGGEQTKVLLAALFCHESKFPLLDEPTNHLDREARQVVCDYLKKKKGFIVISHDRSFIDEVVDHVLVIEKTKISLFKGNFSTYDLQKKRKDNHETQQNRKIKLEIDRLKQTSKEKADWAHKREKDSGNDAFANARAARLMKKSKTIEKRMQVKIEEKSQLLKDMDDVNVLTVNCMYSHRDPVLRVKDFTLAYEDRILFQPITFELYQGEQVALVGPNGSGKTAFLNYMIDQHFDGTVIGEVLLHHNVTKSIIRQNYENNIGLLKDFAVQHQIDYTSLLTHLRVLGFERDVFHVPIEQMSNGQKKKVELAKSLGIFAEFFIWDEPMNYLDVFNQKQIEEMILQCKPTLLFVEHDVTFLSNIATKVIVIDPY; from the coding sequence ATGCCGATTAGAATAAGAAACTTGAACTTTGGATTTGATACGCTGGAACAACCAATATTTCAAAATGTAAATTTGACGTTTGATACGAGTTGGTGCCTCGGTTTGATTGGAAGAAATGGCCGGGGAAAGACGACATTATTAAACTTGCTCATGCATAAATATCCGTTTACAGGTGAAATCTTTAGCGATGTAGACTTTGTGTATTTTCCGCAACAAATACTAAATAAAAAAAACGTAACTTACTATGCCATTGAAGAAGTAATGCCAATCGAATTGTGGAAGCTAGAAAGAGAATGCCAACAGTTATCATTAAATAAAGAGGTACTCTGGCAACCATTTGAGCAATTATCAGGTGGTGAGCAAACGAAAGTATTACTTGCAGCACTTTTTTGTCATGAATCGAAATTCCCACTTTTAGATGAGCCTACGAACCATCTAGATCGAGAAGCTAGACAAGTAGTGTGTGACTATTTAAAGAAAAAGAAGGGCTTTATTGTTATTAGTCATGACCGTAGCTTTATCGATGAAGTGGTTGACCATGTTTTAGTCATTGAAAAAACCAAAATAAGTTTGTTTAAAGGAAATTTTTCGACTTATGACTTGCAAAAGAAACGTAAAGACAATCATGAAACTCAACAAAATAGGAAAATAAAGTTAGAGATTGACCGCTTAAAGCAAACGTCAAAAGAAAAGGCGGACTGGGCGCATAAAAGAGAAAAAGATTCAGGAAATGATGCCTTTGCCAATGCACGTGCTGCACGCCTTATGAAAAAATCAAAGACTATCGAAAAACGGATGCAAGTAAAAATCGAAGAAAAATCACAGCTTCTGAAGGATATGGATGACGTCAATGTATTAACAGTAAATTGTATGTATAGCCATCGTGACCCTGTACTTCGTGTAAAGGATTTTACGTTAGCTTATGAGGATCGTATTCTTTTTCAGCCAATTACTTTTGAACTTTATCAAGGGGAGCAAGTAGCGTTAGTAGGCCCGAATGGTAGCGGGAAGACGGCATTTTTAAATTATATGATTGACCAACACTTTGATGGGACGGTAATAGGTGAAGTACTATTGCATCATAATGTGACGAAAAGCATCATACGTCAGAATTATGAGAATAATATTGGTTTGCTAAAAGACTTTGCCGTTCAACATCAAATCGATTATACATCACTTTTAACACATCTACGTGTATTAGGATTCGAACGAGATGTTTTTCATGTCCCAATTGAGCAGATGAGCAATGGTCAAAAGAAAAAAGTGGAATTAGCAAAGTCACTCGGCATCTTTGCAGAATTTTTTATATGGGATGAGCCAATGAATTATTTAGATGTCTTTAACCAAAAACAAATTGAAGAAATGATTCTGCAATGTAAACCTACTCTTTTATTCGTGGAGCATGACGTTACCTTCCTTTCGAACATTGCGACAAAGGTAATTGTAATTGATCCTTATTGA